A window from Nothobranchius furzeri strain GRZ-AD chromosome 17, NfurGRZ-RIMD1, whole genome shotgun sequence encodes these proteins:
- the crybb2 gene encoding beta-crystallin B2 has product MATDHQSPASKQQQPGSSAFKLVIYEQENFQGRCHELTGPCNNLQEAGVEKVGSILVLCGPWVGYEQANCKGEQYVFEKGEYPRWDSWTNSRRSDTIFAFRPIKVDSQEHKIVLYENPSFAGKKIEIIDDDVPSFHAHGYQEKVSSVRVQSGTWVGYQYPGYRGYQYLFEKGEYKDSNEFGAQIPQIQSVRRVRDMQWHQRGAFHPVN; this is encoded by the exons ATGGCCACAGATCACCAGAGTCCTGCATCCAAGCAGCAGCAGCCCGGCAGCAGTGCATTTAAG CTGGTTATCTATGAGCAGGAAAACTTCCAGGGACGCTGCCACGAGCTGACTGGTCCCTGTAACAACCTCCAGGAAGCAGGCGTGGAGAAAGTGGGCTCCATACTGGTGCTGTGTGGACC ATGGGTGGGATATGAGCAGGCCAACTGCAAGGGGGAGCAGTATGTGTTTGAGAAGGGGGAGTATCCTCGCTGGGATTCCTGGACCAACAGCAGGCGGAGCGACACCATTTTTGCATTCCGCCCAATTAAAGTg GACAGCCAGGAGCACAAGATTGTTCTTTACGAAAACCCTAGCTTTGCAGGGAAGAAGATAGAAATCATAGATGATGATGTCCCCAGCTTTCACGCTCATGGCTACCAGGAGAAGGTGTCCTCTGTTCGGGTCCAGAGTGGCAC CTGGGTGGGCTATCAGTATCCAGGGTACAGAGGCTATCAGTACCTGTTTGAAAAGGGGGAGTATAAGGATAGCAACGAGTTTGGAGCCCAGATCCCCCAGATCCAGTCAGTTCGACGTGTCAGAGACATGCAGTGGCATCAGAGGGGTGCTTTTCACCCCGTCAACTAA